One genomic segment of Kogia breviceps isolate mKogBre1 chromosome 11, mKogBre1 haplotype 1, whole genome shotgun sequence includes these proteins:
- the WDR54 gene encoding WD repeat-containing protein 54 isoform X1, whose product MFRRERSIPLRGSAAALCNNLSVLQLPVGNLTHFGVVHGPSAQLLSAAPEAVPLAQRQLQAKEGAGVSPPLITQVHWCVLPFRVLLVLTSHRGIQMYESDGSVMVYWHALDAGDASLVQAVFARGIAASGHFICVGMWSGRVLVFDIPAKGPNIVLSEELAGHQTPVTDIAAEPAQGQDCVADMVTADDSGLLCVWRSGSKFKLLTRIPGFGVPCPSVQLWQGTIAAGYGNGQVRLYEASTGTLHVQIDAHARAICALDLAPEVGKLLSAAEDTFVHIWKLSRSPEGGYIEVEHCHGECVPDTQVCGARFCDPSGSSFAVTGYDLAEILRFSSTLSPVQQGKGRPSWPNSAESRAQLHTDHLLF is encoded by the exons ATGTTCCGCCGGGAGCGCTCCATCCCCCTTCGAGGCTCAGCCGCCGCCCTGTGCAACAACCTCAGTGTGCTGCAGCTGCCCGTGGGCAACCTCACACATTTTGGAGTAGTCCATGGACCCAGCGCCCAGCTTCTCagcgctgctcctgaggctgtgccCTTGGCCCAGCGCCAACTCCAAGCTAAGGAGGGCGCTGGAGTGAGCCCCCCACTTATCACCCAG GTCCACTGGTGTGTCCTCCCTTTCCGAGTATTGCTGGTACTCACCTCACATCGAGGAATACAA ATGTATGAGTCTGATGGCTCCGTCATGGTCTATTGGCATGCACTGGATGCTGGAGATGCCTCTCTAG TGCAGGCTGTGTTTGCCCGAGGAATTGCTGCCAGTGGCCACTTCATCTGTGTGG GAATGTGGTCAGGCCGGGTACTGGTTTTTGACATCCCAGCCAAGGGTCCCAACATTGTACTGAGTGAAGAGCTGGCTGGGCACCAGACACCAGTCACAGACATTGCCGCCGAACCTGCCCAGGGACAG GACTGTGTGGCTGACATGGTGACAGCAGATGACTCAGGCTTGCTGTGTGTCTGGCGGTCAGGGTCCAAATTCAAATTACTGACCCGAATTCCAGGATTCGG GGTCCCGTGCCCTTCTGTGCAGCTGTGGCAGGGGACCATAGCAGCAGGCTATGGGAACGGGCAGGTGCGTCTGTATGAAGCCAGTACAGGAACTCTGCATGTCCAGATCGACGCCCACGCCCGGGCCATCTGTGCCCTGGATCTGGCTCCTGAGGTGGGCAAG ctacTCTCTGCGGCTGAGGACACCTTTGTACACATCTGGAAGCTAAGCAGAAGCCCAGAGGGTGGCTACATTGAG GTGGAGCACTGTCATGGAGAGTGTGTACCCGACACCCAGGTGTGTGGTGCCCGATTCTGTGATCCCTCAGGCAGCTCCTTTGCTGTGACTGGCTATGACCTCGCTGAGATCCTGAGATTCAGCAGCAC CCTATCCCCAGtccagcaggggaaggggaggccaAGCTGGCCAAACAGCGCCGAATCCAGAGCCCAACTGCACACCGATCATCTCCTCTTCTGA
- the WDR54 gene encoding WD repeat-containing protein 54 isoform X2, with translation MFRRERSIPLRGSAAALCNNLSVLQLPVGNLTHFGVVHGPSAQLLSAAPEAVPLAQRQLQAKEGAGVSPPLITQMYESDGSVMVYWHALDAGDASLVQAVFARGIAASGHFICVGMWSGRVLVFDIPAKGPNIVLSEELAGHQTPVTDIAAEPAQGQDCVADMVTADDSGLLCVWRSGSKFKLLTRIPGFGVPCPSVQLWQGTIAAGYGNGQVRLYEASTGTLHVQIDAHARAICALDLAPEVGKLLSAAEDTFVHIWKLSRSPEGGYIEVEHCHGECVPDTQVCGARFCDPSGSSFAVTGYDLAEILRFSSTLSPVQQGKGRPSWPNSAESRAQLHTDHLLF, from the exons ATGTTCCGCCGGGAGCGCTCCATCCCCCTTCGAGGCTCAGCCGCCGCCCTGTGCAACAACCTCAGTGTGCTGCAGCTGCCCGTGGGCAACCTCACACATTTTGGAGTAGTCCATGGACCCAGCGCCCAGCTTCTCagcgctgctcctgaggctgtgccCTTGGCCCAGCGCCAACTCCAAGCTAAGGAGGGCGCTGGAGTGAGCCCCCCACTTATCACCCAG ATGTATGAGTCTGATGGCTCCGTCATGGTCTATTGGCATGCACTGGATGCTGGAGATGCCTCTCTAG TGCAGGCTGTGTTTGCCCGAGGAATTGCTGCCAGTGGCCACTTCATCTGTGTGG GAATGTGGTCAGGCCGGGTACTGGTTTTTGACATCCCAGCCAAGGGTCCCAACATTGTACTGAGTGAAGAGCTGGCTGGGCACCAGACACCAGTCACAGACATTGCCGCCGAACCTGCCCAGGGACAG GACTGTGTGGCTGACATGGTGACAGCAGATGACTCAGGCTTGCTGTGTGTCTGGCGGTCAGGGTCCAAATTCAAATTACTGACCCGAATTCCAGGATTCGG GGTCCCGTGCCCTTCTGTGCAGCTGTGGCAGGGGACCATAGCAGCAGGCTATGGGAACGGGCAGGTGCGTCTGTATGAAGCCAGTACAGGAACTCTGCATGTCCAGATCGACGCCCACGCCCGGGCCATCTGTGCCCTGGATCTGGCTCCTGAGGTGGGCAAG ctacTCTCTGCGGCTGAGGACACCTTTGTACACATCTGGAAGCTAAGCAGAAGCCCAGAGGGTGGCTACATTGAG GTGGAGCACTGTCATGGAGAGTGTGTACCCGACACCCAGGTGTGTGGTGCCCGATTCTGTGATCCCTCAGGCAGCTCCTTTGCTGTGACTGGCTATGACCTCGCTGAGATCCTGAGATTCAGCAGCAC CCTATCCCCAGtccagcaggggaaggggaggccaAGCTGGCCAAACAGCGCCGAATCCAGAGCCCAACTGCACACCGATCATCTCCTCTTCTGA
- the WDR54 gene encoding WD repeat-containing protein 54 isoform X3 — protein sequence MFRRERSIPLRGSAAALCNNLSVLQLPVGNLTHFGVVHGPSAQLLSAAPEAVPLAQRQLQAKEGAGVSPPLITQVHWCVLPFRVLLVLTSHRGIQMYESDGSVMVYWHALDAGDASLVQAVFARGIAASGHFICVGMWSGRVLVFDIPAKGPNIVLSEELAGHQTPVTDIAAEPAQGQDCVADMVTADDSGLLCVWRSGSKFKLLTRIPGFGVPCPSVQLWQGTIAAGYGNGQVRLYEASTGTLHVQIDAHARAICALDLAPEVGKLLSAAEDTFVHIWKLSRSPEGGYIEVEHCHGECVPDTQVCGARFCDPSGSSFAVTGYDLAEILRFSST from the exons ATGTTCCGCCGGGAGCGCTCCATCCCCCTTCGAGGCTCAGCCGCCGCCCTGTGCAACAACCTCAGTGTGCTGCAGCTGCCCGTGGGCAACCTCACACATTTTGGAGTAGTCCATGGACCCAGCGCCCAGCTTCTCagcgctgctcctgaggctgtgccCTTGGCCCAGCGCCAACTCCAAGCTAAGGAGGGCGCTGGAGTGAGCCCCCCACTTATCACCCAG GTCCACTGGTGTGTCCTCCCTTTCCGAGTATTGCTGGTACTCACCTCACATCGAGGAATACAA ATGTATGAGTCTGATGGCTCCGTCATGGTCTATTGGCATGCACTGGATGCTGGAGATGCCTCTCTAG TGCAGGCTGTGTTTGCCCGAGGAATTGCTGCCAGTGGCCACTTCATCTGTGTGG GAATGTGGTCAGGCCGGGTACTGGTTTTTGACATCCCAGCCAAGGGTCCCAACATTGTACTGAGTGAAGAGCTGGCTGGGCACCAGACACCAGTCACAGACATTGCCGCCGAACCTGCCCAGGGACAG GACTGTGTGGCTGACATGGTGACAGCAGATGACTCAGGCTTGCTGTGTGTCTGGCGGTCAGGGTCCAAATTCAAATTACTGACCCGAATTCCAGGATTCGG GGTCCCGTGCCCTTCTGTGCAGCTGTGGCAGGGGACCATAGCAGCAGGCTATGGGAACGGGCAGGTGCGTCTGTATGAAGCCAGTACAGGAACTCTGCATGTCCAGATCGACGCCCACGCCCGGGCCATCTGTGCCCTGGATCTGGCTCCTGAGGTGGGCAAG ctacTCTCTGCGGCTGAGGACACCTTTGTACACATCTGGAAGCTAAGCAGAAGCCCAGAGGGTGGCTACATTGAG GTGGAGCACTGTCATGGAGAGTGTGTACCCGACACCCAGGTGTGTGGTGCCCGATTCTGTGATCCCTCAGGCAGCTCCTTTGCTGTGACTGGCTATGACCTCGCTGAGATCCTGAGATTCAGCAGCACGTGA
- the RTKN gene encoding rhotekin isoform X1, with translation MFSRNHRSRVTVARGSALEMEFKRGRFRLSLFCDPPEDTELQRKLDHEIRMREGACKLLAACSQREQALEATKSLLVCNSRILSYMGELQRRKEAQVLRKTGRRPSDSGPPAERSPCRGQVCISDLRIPLMWKDTEYFKNKGDLHRWAVFLLLQIGEHIQDTEMILVDRTLTDISFQNNVLFAEAGPDFELRLELYGACVEEEGALAGAPKRLATKLSSSLGRSSGRRVRASLETAGGSGSSPILLPTPAVGGPRYHLLAHTTLTLAAVQDGFRTHDLTLASHEENPAWLPLYGSVCCRLVAQPFCMTQPTASGILRVQQAGELQDWVRVHGVLKGTNLFCYRQPEDTDTGEEPLFTIAINKETRVRAGELDQAVGRPFTLSISNQYAEDEVTHTLQAESRGALQSWMEALWQLFFDMSQWKQCCDEIMKIETPAPRKPPQVLAKQGSLYHEMAIEPLDDIAAVTDILAQREGTRLETPPPWLAVFTDQPALPGPCSPASVAPTPAQTHSLPWGRPRTLSLDAVPPDHSPGASHSVAPLPPKRSPRSRGLCSKGPPHTWLQSPV, from the exons ATGTTCTCCCGAAACCACCGGAGCCGGGTCACCGTGGCCAGGGGCTCCGCCCTGGAAATGGAGTTCAAACGCGGCCGCTTCCGACTCAGCCTCTTCTGCGACCCACCGGAG GACACAGAGTTGCAAAGAAAGCTAGACCATGAGATCCGGATGAGGGAAGGGGCCTGCAAGCTGCTGGCGGCCTGCTCCCAGCGAGAGCAGGCTCTGGAGGCCACCAAGAGCCTGCTGGTGTGCAACAGCCGCATCCTCAGCTACATGGGCGAGCTGCAGCGGCGCAAGGAGGCGCAGGTGCTGAGGAAGACGGGCCGGCG GCCTTCTGACAGTGGTCCGCCCGCTGAGCGCTCCCCCTGCCGCGGCCAGGTCTGCATTTCTG ATCTCCGGATTCCACTCATGTGGAAGGACACAGAATATTTCAAGAACAAAGGCG ACCTGCACCGTTGGGCTGTGTTCTTGCTGCTGCAGATAGGGGAACACATTCAGGACACGGAGATGATCCTGGTGGATAGGACCCTCACAGACATATCCTTTCAGAACAACGTGCTCTT TGCCGAGGCAGGGCCAGACTTTGAACTGCGGCTGGAGCTGTATGGGGCCTGTGTGGAAGAGGAGGGGGCCCTGGCTGGAGCCCCCAAGAGGCTTGCCACCAAACTCAGCAGCTCTCTGGGCCGCTCCTCGGGGAGGCGTGTGCGGGCATCGCTGGAGACAGCTGGGGGCTCAGGGAGCAGTCCCATCTTGCTCCCCACCCCGGCTGTTGG TGGTCCTCGTTACCACCTCTTGGCTCATACCACACTCACCCTGGCAGCAGTGCAAGATGGGTTCCGCACACATGACCTGACCCTCGCCAGTCATG aggAGAACCCCGCCTGGCTGCCCCTTTATGGTAGCGTGTGTTGCCGCCTCGTGGCTCAGCCTTTCTGCATGACTCAGCCTACTGCAAGTGGTATCCTCAGGGTGCAG CAAGCTGGGGAGCTGCAGGACTGGGTGCGAGTGCATGGAGTCTTGAAAGGAACAAACCTCTTCTGTTACCGGCAACCTGAAGACACAGACACTGGGGAGGAGCCGCTGTTTACTATTGCGATCAACAAG GAGACTCGAGTCCGGGCAGGGGAGCTGGACCAGGCAGTGGGCCGGCCCTTCACCCTGAGCATCAGTAACCAGTATGCGGAGGATGAGGTGACACACACCCTTCAGGCCGAGAGTCGGGGAGCCCTGCAGAGCTGGATGGAAGCTCTGTGGCAGCTTTTCTTTGACATGA GCCAGTGGAAGCAGTGCTGcgatgaaataatgaaaattgaAACCCCTGCTCCTCGGAAACCACCCCAAGTACTGGCTAAGCAGGGGTCCTTGTACCATGAGATGG ctattgagccacTGGATGACATCGCAGCGGTGACAGACATCCTGGCCCAGCGGGAGGGCACGAGGCTGGAGACGCCCCCACCCTGGCTAGCAGTGTTTACAGACCAGCCTGCCCTGCCTGGCCCCTGCTCGCCTGCTTCAGTGGCCCCAACCCCAGCCCAGACCCATTCCCTGCCCTGGGGGAGACCCCGAACGTTATCCCTGGATGCTGTCCCCCCAGACCACTCCCCTGGGGCTTCTCACTCGGTTGCCCCTCTACCCCCGAAGCGGTCTCCACGGTCCAGAGGCCTTTGCAGCAAAGGCCCACCCCACACTTGGCTCCAGTCCCCAGTGTGA
- the RTKN gene encoding rhotekin isoform X2 — protein sequence MQDRLHILEDLNMLYIRQMALSLEDTELQRKLDHEIRMREGACKLLAACSQREQALEATKSLLVCNSRILSYMGELQRRKEAQVLRKTGRRPSDSGPPAERSPCRGQVCISDLRIPLMWKDTEYFKNKGDLHRWAVFLLLQIGEHIQDTEMILVDRTLTDISFQNNVLFAEAGPDFELRLELYGACVEEEGALAGAPKRLATKLSSSLGRSSGRRVRASLETAGGSGSSPILLPTPAVGGPRYHLLAHTTLTLAAVQDGFRTHDLTLASHEENPAWLPLYGSVCCRLVAQPFCMTQPTASGILRVQQAGELQDWVRVHGVLKGTNLFCYRQPEDTDTGEEPLFTIAINKETRVRAGELDQAVGRPFTLSISNQYAEDEVTHTLQAESRGALQSWMEALWQLFFDMSQWKQCCDEIMKIETPAPRKPPQVLAKQGSLYHEMAIEPLDDIAAVTDILAQREGTRLETPPPWLAVFTDQPALPGPCSPASVAPTPAQTHSLPWGRPRTLSLDAVPPDHSPGASHSVAPLPPKRSPRSRGLCSKGPPHTWLQSPV from the exons ATGCAGGACAGATTGCACATCCTGGAGGACCTGAATATGCTCTACATCCGGCAGATGGCGCTCAGCCTGGAG GACACAGAGTTGCAAAGAAAGCTAGACCATGAGATCCGGATGAGGGAAGGGGCCTGCAAGCTGCTGGCGGCCTGCTCCCAGCGAGAGCAGGCTCTGGAGGCCACCAAGAGCCTGCTGGTGTGCAACAGCCGCATCCTCAGCTACATGGGCGAGCTGCAGCGGCGCAAGGAGGCGCAGGTGCTGAGGAAGACGGGCCGGCG GCCTTCTGACAGTGGTCCGCCCGCTGAGCGCTCCCCCTGCCGCGGCCAGGTCTGCATTTCTG ATCTCCGGATTCCACTCATGTGGAAGGACACAGAATATTTCAAGAACAAAGGCG ACCTGCACCGTTGGGCTGTGTTCTTGCTGCTGCAGATAGGGGAACACATTCAGGACACGGAGATGATCCTGGTGGATAGGACCCTCACAGACATATCCTTTCAGAACAACGTGCTCTT TGCCGAGGCAGGGCCAGACTTTGAACTGCGGCTGGAGCTGTATGGGGCCTGTGTGGAAGAGGAGGGGGCCCTGGCTGGAGCCCCCAAGAGGCTTGCCACCAAACTCAGCAGCTCTCTGGGCCGCTCCTCGGGGAGGCGTGTGCGGGCATCGCTGGAGACAGCTGGGGGCTCAGGGAGCAGTCCCATCTTGCTCCCCACCCCGGCTGTTGG TGGTCCTCGTTACCACCTCTTGGCTCATACCACACTCACCCTGGCAGCAGTGCAAGATGGGTTCCGCACACATGACCTGACCCTCGCCAGTCATG aggAGAACCCCGCCTGGCTGCCCCTTTATGGTAGCGTGTGTTGCCGCCTCGTGGCTCAGCCTTTCTGCATGACTCAGCCTACTGCAAGTGGTATCCTCAGGGTGCAG CAAGCTGGGGAGCTGCAGGACTGGGTGCGAGTGCATGGAGTCTTGAAAGGAACAAACCTCTTCTGTTACCGGCAACCTGAAGACACAGACACTGGGGAGGAGCCGCTGTTTACTATTGCGATCAACAAG GAGACTCGAGTCCGGGCAGGGGAGCTGGACCAGGCAGTGGGCCGGCCCTTCACCCTGAGCATCAGTAACCAGTATGCGGAGGATGAGGTGACACACACCCTTCAGGCCGAGAGTCGGGGAGCCCTGCAGAGCTGGATGGAAGCTCTGTGGCAGCTTTTCTTTGACATGA GCCAGTGGAAGCAGTGCTGcgatgaaataatgaaaattgaAACCCCTGCTCCTCGGAAACCACCCCAAGTACTGGCTAAGCAGGGGTCCTTGTACCATGAGATGG ctattgagccacTGGATGACATCGCAGCGGTGACAGACATCCTGGCCCAGCGGGAGGGCACGAGGCTGGAGACGCCCCCACCCTGGCTAGCAGTGTTTACAGACCAGCCTGCCCTGCCTGGCCCCTGCTCGCCTGCTTCAGTGGCCCCAACCCCAGCCCAGACCCATTCCCTGCCCTGGGGGAGACCCCGAACGTTATCCCTGGATGCTGTCCCCCCAGACCACTCCCCTGGGGCTTCTCACTCGGTTGCCCCTCTACCCCCGAAGCGGTCTCCACGGTCCAGAGGCCTTTGCAGCAAAGGCCCACCCCACACTTGGCTCCAGTCCCCAGTGTGA
- the RTKN gene encoding rhotekin isoform X3 gives MREGACKLLAACSQREQALEATKSLLVCNSRILSYMGELQRRKEAQVLRKTGRRPSDSGPPAERSPCRGQVCISDLRIPLMWKDTEYFKNKGDLHRWAVFLLLQIGEHIQDTEMILVDRTLTDISFQNNVLFAEAGPDFELRLELYGACVEEEGALAGAPKRLATKLSSSLGRSSGRRVRASLETAGGSGSSPILLPTPAVGGPRYHLLAHTTLTLAAVQDGFRTHDLTLASHEENPAWLPLYGSVCCRLVAQPFCMTQPTASGILRVQQAGELQDWVRVHGVLKGTNLFCYRQPEDTDTGEEPLFTIAINKETRVRAGELDQAVGRPFTLSISNQYAEDEVTHTLQAESRGALQSWMEALWQLFFDMSQWKQCCDEIMKIETPAPRKPPQVLAKQGSLYHEMAIEPLDDIAAVTDILAQREGTRLETPPPWLAVFTDQPALPGPCSPASVAPTPAQTHSLPWGRPRTLSLDAVPPDHSPGASHSVAPLPPKRSPRSRGLCSKGPPHTWLQSPV, from the exons ATGAGGGAAGGGGCCTGCAAGCTGCTGGCGGCCTGCTCCCAGCGAGAGCAGGCTCTGGAGGCCACCAAGAGCCTGCTGGTGTGCAACAGCCGCATCCTCAGCTACATGGGCGAGCTGCAGCGGCGCAAGGAGGCGCAGGTGCTGAGGAAGACGGGCCGGCG GCCTTCTGACAGTGGTCCGCCCGCTGAGCGCTCCCCCTGCCGCGGCCAGGTCTGCATTTCTG ATCTCCGGATTCCACTCATGTGGAAGGACACAGAATATTTCAAGAACAAAGGCG ACCTGCACCGTTGGGCTGTGTTCTTGCTGCTGCAGATAGGGGAACACATTCAGGACACGGAGATGATCCTGGTGGATAGGACCCTCACAGACATATCCTTTCAGAACAACGTGCTCTT TGCCGAGGCAGGGCCAGACTTTGAACTGCGGCTGGAGCTGTATGGGGCCTGTGTGGAAGAGGAGGGGGCCCTGGCTGGAGCCCCCAAGAGGCTTGCCACCAAACTCAGCAGCTCTCTGGGCCGCTCCTCGGGGAGGCGTGTGCGGGCATCGCTGGAGACAGCTGGGGGCTCAGGGAGCAGTCCCATCTTGCTCCCCACCCCGGCTGTTGG TGGTCCTCGTTACCACCTCTTGGCTCATACCACACTCACCCTGGCAGCAGTGCAAGATGGGTTCCGCACACATGACCTGACCCTCGCCAGTCATG aggAGAACCCCGCCTGGCTGCCCCTTTATGGTAGCGTGTGTTGCCGCCTCGTGGCTCAGCCTTTCTGCATGACTCAGCCTACTGCAAGTGGTATCCTCAGGGTGCAG CAAGCTGGGGAGCTGCAGGACTGGGTGCGAGTGCATGGAGTCTTGAAAGGAACAAACCTCTTCTGTTACCGGCAACCTGAAGACACAGACACTGGGGAGGAGCCGCTGTTTACTATTGCGATCAACAAG GAGACTCGAGTCCGGGCAGGGGAGCTGGACCAGGCAGTGGGCCGGCCCTTCACCCTGAGCATCAGTAACCAGTATGCGGAGGATGAGGTGACACACACCCTTCAGGCCGAGAGTCGGGGAGCCCTGCAGAGCTGGATGGAAGCTCTGTGGCAGCTTTTCTTTGACATGA GCCAGTGGAAGCAGTGCTGcgatgaaataatgaaaattgaAACCCCTGCTCCTCGGAAACCACCCCAAGTACTGGCTAAGCAGGGGTCCTTGTACCATGAGATGG ctattgagccacTGGATGACATCGCAGCGGTGACAGACATCCTGGCCCAGCGGGAGGGCACGAGGCTGGAGACGCCCCCACCCTGGCTAGCAGTGTTTACAGACCAGCCTGCCCTGCCTGGCCCCTGCTCGCCTGCTTCAGTGGCCCCAACCCCAGCCCAGACCCATTCCCTGCCCTGGGGGAGACCCCGAACGTTATCCCTGGATGCTGTCCCCCCAGACCACTCCCCTGGGGCTTCTCACTCGGTTGCCCCTCTACCCCCGAAGCGGTCTCCACGGTCCAGAGGCCTTTGCAGCAAAGGCCCACCCCACACTTGGCTCCAGTCCCCAGTGTGA
- the RTKN gene encoding rhotekin isoform X4 — translation MFSRNHRSRVTVARGSALEMEFKRGRFRLSLFCDPPEDTELQRKLDHEIRMREGACKLLAACSQREQALEATKSLLVCNSRILSYMGELQRRKEAQVLRKTGRRPSDSGPPAERSPCRGQVCISDLRIPLMWKDTEYFKNKGDLHRWAVFLLLQIGEHIQDTEMILVDRTLTDISFQNNVLFAEAGPDFELRLELYGACVEEEGALAGAPKRLATKLSSSLGRSSGRRVRASLETAGGSGSSPILLPTPAVGGPRYHLLAHTTLTLAAVQDGFRTHDLTLASHEENPAWLPLYGSVCCRLVAQPFCMTQPTASGILRVQQAGELQDWVRVHGVLKGTNLFCYRQPEDTDTGEEPLFTIAINKETRVRAGELDQAVGRPFTLSISNQYAEDEVTHTLQAESRGALQSWMEALWQLFFDMSQWKQCCDEIMKIETPAPRKPPQVLAKQGSLYHEMVLSEPVTPGGPSEGLLLQDNAISAEIQALLSSYSDR, via the exons ATGTTCTCCCGAAACCACCGGAGCCGGGTCACCGTGGCCAGGGGCTCCGCCCTGGAAATGGAGTTCAAACGCGGCCGCTTCCGACTCAGCCTCTTCTGCGACCCACCGGAG GACACAGAGTTGCAAAGAAAGCTAGACCATGAGATCCGGATGAGGGAAGGGGCCTGCAAGCTGCTGGCGGCCTGCTCCCAGCGAGAGCAGGCTCTGGAGGCCACCAAGAGCCTGCTGGTGTGCAACAGCCGCATCCTCAGCTACATGGGCGAGCTGCAGCGGCGCAAGGAGGCGCAGGTGCTGAGGAAGACGGGCCGGCG GCCTTCTGACAGTGGTCCGCCCGCTGAGCGCTCCCCCTGCCGCGGCCAGGTCTGCATTTCTG ATCTCCGGATTCCACTCATGTGGAAGGACACAGAATATTTCAAGAACAAAGGCG ACCTGCACCGTTGGGCTGTGTTCTTGCTGCTGCAGATAGGGGAACACATTCAGGACACGGAGATGATCCTGGTGGATAGGACCCTCACAGACATATCCTTTCAGAACAACGTGCTCTT TGCCGAGGCAGGGCCAGACTTTGAACTGCGGCTGGAGCTGTATGGGGCCTGTGTGGAAGAGGAGGGGGCCCTGGCTGGAGCCCCCAAGAGGCTTGCCACCAAACTCAGCAGCTCTCTGGGCCGCTCCTCGGGGAGGCGTGTGCGGGCATCGCTGGAGACAGCTGGGGGCTCAGGGAGCAGTCCCATCTTGCTCCCCACCCCGGCTGTTGG TGGTCCTCGTTACCACCTCTTGGCTCATACCACACTCACCCTGGCAGCAGTGCAAGATGGGTTCCGCACACATGACCTGACCCTCGCCAGTCATG aggAGAACCCCGCCTGGCTGCCCCTTTATGGTAGCGTGTGTTGCCGCCTCGTGGCTCAGCCTTTCTGCATGACTCAGCCTACTGCAAGTGGTATCCTCAGGGTGCAG CAAGCTGGGGAGCTGCAGGACTGGGTGCGAGTGCATGGAGTCTTGAAAGGAACAAACCTCTTCTGTTACCGGCAACCTGAAGACACAGACACTGGGGAGGAGCCGCTGTTTACTATTGCGATCAACAAG GAGACTCGAGTCCGGGCAGGGGAGCTGGACCAGGCAGTGGGCCGGCCCTTCACCCTGAGCATCAGTAACCAGTATGCGGAGGATGAGGTGACACACACCCTTCAGGCCGAGAGTCGGGGAGCCCTGCAGAGCTGGATGGAAGCTCTGTGGCAGCTTTTCTTTGACATGA GCCAGTGGAAGCAGTGCTGcgatgaaataatgaaaattgaAACCCCTGCTCCTCGGAAACCACCCCAAGTACTGGCTAAGCAGGGGTCCTTGTACCATGAGATGG TCTTATCAGAACCTGTGACTCCAGGGGGCCCAAGTGAGGGGCTGCTCCTGCAGGATAATGCAATCTCAGCTGAGATCCAGGCTTTGCTTTCCTCCTACAGTGACAGGTGA
- the INO80B gene encoding INO80 complex subunit B produces MSACVPTIFSPFSLQDPMSKLWRRGSTSGAMEAPEPGEALELSLAGAHGHGVHKKKHKKHKKKHKKKHYQEEEAGPTQPSPAKPQLKLKIKLGGQVLGTKSVPTFTVIPEGPRSPSPLMVVDNEEEPVEGVPLEQYRAWLDEDSNLSPSPLRDLSGALGGQEEEEEQRWLDALEKGELDDNGDLKKEINERLLTARQRALLQKARSQPSPILSLPVAGGCPAPALTEEMLLKREERARKRRLQAARRAEEHKNQTIERLTKTVAPSGRGGRGAARGERRGGRAAAPAPMVRYSSGAQGSTLSFPPGVPAPAPVSQRPSPSAPAPRCSVPGCPHPRRYACSRTGQALCSLQCYRINLQMRLGGPEGPGSPLLAS; encoded by the exons ATGTCTGCTTGCGTTCCGACTATTTTCAGCCCCTTTTCCTTGCAGGACCCCATGAGTAAGCTGTGGCGCCGCGGGAGCACCTCTGGGGCTATGGAGGCCCCTGAGCCGG GGGAAGCCCTGGAGTTGAGTTTGGCGGGTGCCCACGGCCACGGAGTGCACAAGAAAAAGCACAAGAAGCACAAGAAGAAACACAAGAAGAAACACTACCAGGAAGAGGAGGCAGGGCCCACGCAGCCGTCTCCTGCCAAACCCCAGCTCAAACTCAAAATCAAGTTGGGAGGGCAGGTTCTGGGCACCAAAAG TGTTCCTACCTTCACTGTGATCCCTGAGGGTCCTCGCTCACCCTCTCCCCTTATGGTTGTGGACAATGAAGAGGAACCTGTGGAAGGAGTCCCCCTTGAGCAGTACCGTGCCTGGCTGG ATGAAGACAGTAatctgtccccctccccacttcgGGACTTGTCCGGGGCCTTAGGGGgtcaggaggaagaagaagaacaaaggtgGCTGGATGCCTTGGAGAAGGGGGAGCTGGATGACAACGGAGATCTCAAGAAGGAGATCAATGAACGGCTGCTCACTGCTCGACAG CGAGCTCTGCTGCAGAAGGCTCGAAGTCAGCCTTCCCCGATTCTGTCACTACCTGTGGCTGGGGGCTGCCCGGCCCCCGCTCTCACCGAAGAGATGCTGTTGAAGCGTGAGGAGCGGGCACGGAAGAGGCGGCTGCAGGCGGCTCGGCGGGCGGAGGAGCACAAGAACCAGACTATTGAGCGCCTCACCAAGACTGTGGCGCCCAGCGGGCGAGGAGGCCGAGGGGCCGCGCGGGGCGAGAGGCGGGGAGGGCGTGCCGCGGCCCCGGCCCCCATGGTGCGCTACAGCAGCGGGGCACAAGGTTCCACCCTTTCCTTCCCACCTGGCGTCCCCGCCCCCGCGCCTGTGTCTCAGCGGCCATCCCCATCTGCCCCTGCACCTCGGTGCTCTGTCCCCGGCTGTCCACATCCGCGCCGCTATGCCTGCTCCCGCACAGGCCAGGCACTCTGCAGCCTTCAGTGCTACCGCATCAACCTGCAGATGCGGCTGGGTGGGCCTGAGGGCCCCGGATCCCCACTTCTGGCTTCTTAA